CTACAGAGCCATCCACTCCCTCGGGGCCGGAGAGTGGCCCTACACCAGCCAGCGCTGAGCAGAATGAGTAGCTAGGTGGGGGCAGGTGGGTGATCTCTAAGCTGCAAAAACTGTGCTGTCCTTGTGAGGTCACTGCCTGGACCTGGTGCCCTGGCTGCCTTCCTGTGCCCAGAAAGGAAGGGGCTATTGCCTCCTCCCAGCCACgttccctttcctcctctccctcctgtgGATTCTCCCATCAGCCATCTGGTTCTAAGGCCAGTTGAAGATGGTCCCTTACAGCTTCCCAAGTTAGGTTAGTGATGTGAAATGCTCCTGTCCCTAGCCCtacctccttccctgtccccacccctgcATAAGGCAGTTGTTGGTTTTCTTCCCCAATTCTTTTCCAAGTAGGTTTTGTTTATCCTACTGCCCAAATCCCTGAGCCAGAAGTGGGGTGCTTATACTCCCAAACCTTGAGTGTCCAGCCTTCCCCCTGTTGTTTTTAGTCTCTTGTGCTGTGCCTAGTGGCACCTGGGCTGGGGAGGACACTGCCCCGTCTAGGTTTTTATAAATGTCTTACTCAAGTTCAAACCTCCAGCTTGTGAATCAACTGTGTCTCTTTTTTGACTTGGTAAGCAAGTATTAggctttggggtggggggaggtctGTAATGTGAAACAACTtcttgttgtctttttttctcccattgtTGTAAATAACTTTTAATGGCCAAACCCcagatttgtactttttttttttttctaactgctAAAACCATTCTCTTCCACCTGGTTTTACTGTAACATTTGGAAAAGGAATAAATGTCGTCCCTTTAGTGGTGCTTTAATGAGTGGTCTTCTGGGGGTAGGGTGAGAAGATTGGTGGAAAGTAGTTCACCTCAAACCTCAAGGGAGGAGTTAAGGCAGGCAGGTAAGTTTATGGGGTTTTCTTGTTCAGGGGGTTGCCCCAATACTCATGGACACCAGAAGGGCAGGGAAGTAAGAGTTGAAACCAACCCAATGACACGTAGGAAACAAGCTCAGGAGGATATAGAAATGTACCATTTTATTACAAAGAGgctcacaaaaatgaaaatagtatctCAAAAAGGAAACTAGACTAGCAACCTCCACCTGCAGAATTAGGAGAAGACGGGGCAGGCAGTGTTTCttggctcacttgaggccagtggGAAGGTATGAAAACAGAACCAATCTAAAAATGGCTGATGTTACCTTAGGAGCCTGAAAAGAACAGGAGATCCTTGAAGACCCAGCCACCCCTTCTAGAATATTCAATAAGGGCACCTTTCCAAAGCTACTAAGCAGGCACTTCGCATTTCAGGATTTTGTCTTACGGTTGCATAAAAGCATCCCTTTGACCCAGACCTGGCACCCTTTATGGTTCAAGGTTAAGAACTGGGGAAGAATGGGTGGCAACGTGGCCCCTGGAAGAGTTCACCCAGCACAGCTGCCCTGGGCTCAGGGCCTTGGTTTCTGTCCCTGgggatatttatatttaataaatttttatataaatacacagagaaatagaaaatataaaatctgaggggttgggggagaaaGGTGAGGGACTCAGCAGGGAGCCAGAGCTGGAGAGGTCTGTTCAGGCCAACTTGACCTCCTCCTTGACCCTGTGGAGAGAGCAGAGACTGGCATGAGATGACCCAGCCCAGAGCCTCGGGGCAAAAGTGCAGACACAGTGACTTCCACAGGATCCCAGGTGACTACTGGGGGCTGGGGCTCCTAGCTCTGCCTAGAACTGCAGAGCTGGACAGACTGGTCCCTGAAAGAGGCCTTTGTAAGCTGGACCAGCTGTCCCTGTGCCTTTCTTCAGAGTAGTGGGACAAAGGGGCTGGTGCTCCAATGCCAGGGAGATGGCTGCAGGCAGCTCGTTCCTCACCCTTTGGCTTCTGGCTTTTCCTCCTtggttttctcctcttctgtgacTTCTAGAACACAAGAGTACAGGGATGGCTAAGGGCAGCACCTCTGGAAAGACCCGTGAGGTCTTCATTTACCCTGAGACCCCTTCCCCAACACTACGCTCACTGgacataaaagagagaaaagcccATCCCTGGTCTTCCCAGTGAGCCCTGTAGAGAACAGGTTGGACCGGTTTCCCAGCCTGCTACAGCCAGAATCTGGTGGGCGGAGGCAGCCCCCTGGGAAACTGGGGTGCAGTGCTGGGAAAAGGGCTTGGGTGGTATGTGAGAGCCGTGCTTGGCCAGTAGAGGTTCGTTGTTTTGTGGGCCCTGCCACTTCTGGGAGACACTGAAAGGCTCAAGGAACTGAGGAAGAGCCCCACAGGAGCTGGCAGGGCCTGAGTCactccctcctcccactgcccTACATAGATTCATCCTCTCAGGCTCAAGACCCAAGTCCCGGCTGAACCCAAACCCACCTTTCTTCTCCTCTgggtctttctctttttcatcctcTGTTTTGACTCTCTTGGCTTTTTTGAAGTTGGAAGAGTTCTTGCGgcccccctctccctcctcttcagAATCGGAGAACTCTTCCTCACAGGCAATTCGTTTGTCGGAGGAGCAGACTGGGAGGGAGTGGGAAGCATGGGTGAGAGCAGGCGGGTGCCGATCTAGCTCAGCATCTATGCCCAGTGCTTCCCTGCAGGCCCTCCAAGAGACACCAAGGGAAAGGGAaccagagaagagggaggagctCAGGCTCCCTAACCTGTTCCTACAGGCACTGGAACTGGAAACAGATTTCTCCAAGGTGGGGAGCTTGGAGAGTGTgcagccaggaatggtggtggaaGTGGGGGCTGCCTACTGAGTGGAAGGCATAGGGCTCTGCGTCTAGGTCTTACTCGAGATGCGCTTGTCAGGGTCTTCTTCGTCCTCATCGCCACTCTCCTCAGGGATGGCGTCCTCAGGAATCGCCTGCATTTGGACCCCAGGTGCATGCGGCAGCATTCTAAGGTTCTCAAACAGCCGCTGTCTGTGGCCAGTGGGAGAGAGTAGCAGGGCTCTGGTCAGGGACAAACCAAAGTCAGGAATGTTCAACCAAGGGGTGGCTGGAGGATATACTCACTTGATCTTCTCCAGGTACTCATTCGTGTTCTGGTTAGTCATATTGGAAGGACTGATGTGGAGCTTGAAATCCGGTCCAAAGTATTCAAAGTAGTCGTTGTATGGAAGCTCTGATTGGGGCAGGGAGAAGACCGTTAAGAGACCTGGCCACCGCACCTGAACCATTTGCACGTAAGCACCCTAAAGCATTTGTAGGTTTCTCTGGGCCCTTGATCCATCTGTCAAACAGAGGAGAATGCCTCCAAGACACGGTGAGACACGGGTACCTATGGGATTTCCATCTTGTTAACATCACTCTATGTCTATACCAGTGGTGTATATGTCGCTAGGAGAAGGTCCATGTTCCTGGTTTAGGACACTTGAGCCCATGCTCATTATGAACGCTCCCTTCACTCACTACTCCAGTTACTCTACAGAGCAGAAATTCCAAAGCTGTAAATTACCACTGAGAACTTTGTCCAGACCAAAAGCAGAAGGGAGAGGGGACAGAGCTAAAAAGGACTAGGGAAAAAGTGATGGTTATGGTCTGCTGATCACAAGAGGACATGCAGGGGACTCAGTGACTAGTATCAGAAGAACAGTGGTCATATGACCAACGGGGAAGGGGTTATAAACTTAAGGACAGATGAGCTCCAGCTCCCACCCAGCCCAGCCAAACCTGGCCCTGCAGCTATTACCATTAGGGATCTCCGTATCCAGGGCCACAGCTGTCTCGTATGTCCAGCACCGGGCAACATTACGAATGGtgtaaccaccacctcccagcaTCAGCATAGGCAGGTTAAAGCTCTTGACAAATTCCACACACTTGGCGTGCCCTTTGGTGGGAGAAGGGGTGCTGAGTTACAGGAGCACCAAGCAGGACCCCGCCCACCCATCCTTGTGCTACCTGGTCTCACCTTTGATGGTTAGATTGAAGCAACCTAACCGATCCCCAGACAGGGAGTCTGAGCCACACTGTAAGACCACCGCGCTAGGTTGGAACATCTCCATTACTTTGGACATGACCTAAAATGATACATCCTGGTCACCACCAACCTCAAGAAAGCAATAGGAGGCTTGGGGTGGAAAGGGTGGGTGCAACACTTTCCCACCCACTCCTACCTTTCCACTCTCCCTCATGCTACGTGGGAGAGAAAAGGGAGTGCCAGGCTGAAGCTCTTGCTTCCCCACTTGGGATTTCAGTTTTCCAATTTGAAAAGTTCTCTAAGACCCTTCTAACTCTAGTAACACTGAACCTAGAATGGCCTCCCTGTCAACTCCCTATATCTCTTCTTCTATTGCCCAAGCTCTAGTGCCActtccttcaggaagccttcctgacCCTTAGCTGCATCTACTCTACTCATTCGGTTTTACAGACTTGGAGCCTTACATTATGAGCAAGCACTTTTAGTTTATCTTATTCTCACAAGCAGAGTCTAATATTACTGAGACCGAGACCACACTCCCACTTCTGTAGCCCTTATTAAATACTAGGCACGTAGTAGGTAGTCAGCGTTTGCTGAATGACTACCTGACCTTATCAGGTTAAACAGTTtcttattggccgggcgcggtggctcaagcctgtaatcccagcactttgggaggccgagacgggtggatcacgaggtcaggagatcgagaccatcctggcgaacacggtgaaaccccgtctctactaaaaaatacaaaaaactagccgggcaagatggcgggtgcctgtagtcccagttacttgggaggctgaggcaggagaatggcgtaaacccaggaggcggagcttgcagtgagctgagatccggccactgcactccagcccggacgacagagcgagactccgcctcaaaaaaaaaaaaaaacaaaaaaaaaaaacaaaaaaaccagtttCTTATTGTTTATAAGTGAAGATTTAACTCCTCGGCATGGCATTCAAGGCTCCCTTTGAAATACTGAGCCCAGCATATACTTCCCACCACCTCCTTCAGCATTCCTCCCATATACCACACTGGCCTACATGCTGCCACACTGGTACCTCTGCACTTCTGCTGGTGCTGTTCCTTCCACTAAATGCCACCCTTACTGCCATCACCTCTTTCTTCACATGGGCACCTCCTCGTTTTTCAAAGTCCAACTTAAACATCAGCatctctgtgaaatcatccccgGCTACCCTCCTGCCAGCCCAGGCAGTAGTTCGTCTTTCATTCCTCTGATCAGCCCTCAGAAACACAGGCACTAGGCCAGCCTGCCCATGGAACATGCCAGACAGCCTTTCCAGAATCTCTGGATGGGCTGACTGGTGAAGGGCTTTCCCAGACAAAGCCAGTCTGCAAAGACTAGGGTAAGTCCTTACTTCTTCAAATGTGCAGACATCAATGTAAGGCAATGAGGAACACGAAAAACCAAGGAGACATACCACTAACCAAAAGAACACAATAATCTCCCAGTAGCCCAAAGAAACAGATATAAAAACAGTACTAATCACAGACTACTAGGTATGTGCCTGCCTTCCCCACTGTAGTCCATGAGGGCAAAGATCGTGTCTAGATATATTTGTATCCAGCAGAAGACCTGACCCATAGAAGGAAACAACAAATATGGGTGTCTGTTCCCCTAACTGAACACACAAAAATCCAGGGTTCAAACACTTCTATCTCCCCACCAGCTTTAGTAAGGAGAGATTCCTGAGGTATGGTGGCGGTGCTTTGCTCCCCCCAACCGCCGACCAATCCCCTGTTTGTAGCCCAAGGGGTGGATAAAGCCACTTACCGGCTTGAAAATGGCCTCATAGGACTCGTCATCAATCCCGTCTCGGAGCGGGTAGTTAACAGCATAATACTTGCCTTTTCCAGCCCCGATATCCTAATTAAGAAGGACATTAAAGTAAAACTGAAGGATGAAGCTTGAAGGAAGGTCAAGGATGGGGGCTGGAGGGATAAAGGAAGATGTTCTAAGAGAGACAAGCTAGGCCCATGATGTGGGCCAAGGCAGAACAGGGGTATCTTGCTAGTACCATTCTCTTCACTGGCAAATCTAACTTCACTGACAAATCATCTCTGGACATAGCGTTCAGCCTACACCCAGGCTGCGAGCTGTTGATGGGACCAGAGATTGAATATCCTACCCTATAGCACAAGATTTCTACCTTGGGATTGGGTTAGAGCTGGCTGGCAGGTGGGTCACAGAAATAACACCCATCCTTGACAACCCTTTCCACTCCAGAGGGCTCTAATGCTCACTCCTCTTCCCCCATGCTCCCTCTCTAGGGTGttgtggagggaaggagagaggtcAGAAAGTCCTTCCCAGTAACCTCAAAATAGTGAATGCGCCTGTAagtctagcactttgggaggccgaggtgggtgaataacttgaggtcaggaattcaagaccagtctggccaacatggcgaaaccccatctctactaaaaatacaaaaattagccgggcagagtgacacacacctataatcccagctaaatcccagctattcggaggctgaggcacaagatcGCGTGGAggcgggaggcggaggctgcagtgagccgagatcatgccactgcactccagcctgggtgacagggagagactgtctcacaacaacaacaacaaaagtgaaTGCTCGTTTATTCTAACGCTTGCCATGGCAAACAACTGAATTAGTGCCACTTTTTTACCCAAGGGCCACTGGGCATGGCAAAGCAGCTGATTTCACCACATTCATGCTAACAGAAGCAGATGGAACAGTTCAAGGAAGTAGCTTCCAAGGATTCTTATCCTAAGGTTCATGGATGGGCTTCAGTAAGGGGACTTGTCTATTACCTATTCTATATCAGATGTAAGATCTCAAGTACTTTTCTGGAGAGAGAGTCCATAGTTTTCAGTCAAAAGGCTAAACGGGAAAGTGACCCAAAAACATTAAGAACACCTGAGATGTCCTTCAGAGTCCCAATTCCTACCCCCGAACTCAAGGCTTATGAGACACAAGAATAGTGTGATGCAACCTAGCTGTGGCCAAGAGGAAAGTACAGTGAGTCAGGAGaccccttctcctttctctggcCCTTTATGTCCCATCATTCCCTTCCTCCAGaataaagaagggaaagagatCAGGGCAAGAGCTTCAGATTGGGACATGGTATTCTGAATGGCAGAAGAGGCAGGAAGCAGTTTTTAGTGGCATGAGATAGGACAGAGAAGTAGAGCTGCCAGCTGAGGGTGAGCTGGTTGGCTCCTAAAGGGCGTTCTCACCCGCAGGTCCCCAGTTCCTGGGAAGTACTCTCCATACTTATGAAAGGACACAGTCATGACCCGGTCTGTGGTATAGAAGGCCTCTTCCACGCCGTCGCCATGGTGAATATCAATGTCAATATACAGCACCCTCTGGTGATACCTAGGGTCAGAAGGGGGTCAGGGGTCTGGGGGCTCTTTGGGGATGGGACGCGCCAAGGGCGCCAGGTCCCAGCTTACCGGGCTGGCTGCCTCCCTCAGGTATCTCTAAGCACCAGAGACGTGGAAACTGGCTGAAGGAAGGTGGAAGAGCGGCCAGGTGTCTCCAGAGGCCTGACCAAGCCGACCAAGTCCGATCTTCCTACTCTACAGCCAGGGTCAACTCCAGCCACACAGGGACACTCTGGAGGCAGGATCTGAGCAGCACCTGCCCCTGATCATGCCGTGGCTCAGTTCAAACCAAGACCCCATCAAGGAGATGATGGCCAGAGACACTCACCGAGCACATCCTAGCCAGCACATCGGTAGGAAAAGCAAACTAGGGAGGCAAGCCCAGGGGGAAAGGGAAATGGGAACCTGGCCTAAGGTGCTCTTCCAAGAGACAAGGCCAGGCAGGCATACTTTAGCAGTTCC
This region of Macaca fascicularis isolate 582-1 chromosome 1, T2T-MFA8v1.1 genomic DNA includes:
- the HDAC1 gene encoding histone deacetylase 1 isoform X1, whose product is MAQTQGTRRKVCYYYDGDVGNYYYGQGHPMKPHRIRMTHNLLLNYGLYRKMEIYRPHKANAEEMTKYHSDDYIKFLRSIRPDNMSEYSKQMQRFNVGEDCPVFDGLFEFCQLSTGGSVASAVKLNKQQTDIAVNWAGGLHHAKKSEASGFCYVNDIVLAILELLKYHQRVLYIDIDIHHGDGVEEAFYTTDRVMTVSFHKYGEYFPGTGDLRDIGAGKGKYYAVNYPLRDGIDDESYEAIFKPVMSKVMEMFQPSAVVLQCGSDSLSGDRLGCFNLTIKGHAKCVEFVKSFNLPMLMLGGGGYTIRNVARCWTYETAVALDTEIPNELPYNDYFEYFGPDFKLHISPSNMTNQNTNEYLEKIKQRLFENLRMLPHAPGVQMQAIPEDAIPEESGDEDEEDPDKRISICSSDKRIACEEEFSDSEEEGEGGRKNSSNFKKAKRVKTEDEKEKDPEEKKEVTEEEKTKEEKPEAKGVKEEVKLA
- the HDAC1 gene encoding histone deacetylase 1 isoform X2, with the protein product MKPHRIRMTHNLLLNYGLYRKMEIYRPHKANAEEMTKYHSDDYIKFLRSIRPDNMSEYSKQMQRFNVGEDCPVFDGLFEFCQLSTGGSVASAVKLNKQQTDIAVNWAGGLHHAKKSEASGFCYVNDIVLAILELLKYHQRVLYIDIDIHHGDGVEEAFYTTDRVMTVSFHKYGEYFPGTGDLRDIGAGKGKYYAVNYPLRDGIDDESYEAIFKPVMSKVMEMFQPSAVVLQCGSDSLSGDRLGCFNLTIKGHAKCVEFVKSFNLPMLMLGGGGYTIRNVARCWTYETAVALDTEIPNELPYNDYFEYFGPDFKLHISPSNMTNQNTNEYLEKIKQRLFENLRMLPHAPGVQMQAIPEDAIPEESGDEDEEDPDKRISICSSDKRIACEEEFSDSEEEGEGGRKNSSNFKKAKRVKTEDEKEKDPEEKKEVTEEEKTKEEKPEAKGVKEEVKLA